One part of the Methylobacterium mesophilicum SR1.6/6 genome encodes these proteins:
- a CDS encoding zinc-finger domain-containing protein, whose product MAGKAVPHFHNEPGVPVITVGVKEFMCIGALPPFDHPHVFLDMGADNEIICQYCSTLYRYRAGLKADEAEPHSCVWHDDAKLAAE is encoded by the coding sequence ATGGCAGGCAAGGCGGTACCGCACTTCCACAATGAGCCGGGCGTCCCGGTGATCACCGTGGGCGTGAAGGAGTTCATGTGCATCGGCGCGCTGCCGCCGTTCGATCATCCGCACGTGTTCCTCGACATGGGCGCGGACAACGAGATCATCTGCCAGTACTGCTCGACGCTCTACCGCTACCGCGCGGGCCTGAAGGCCGACGAGGCGGAGCCGCACTCGTGCGTGTGGCACGACGACGCCAAGCTCGCGGCGGAGTAG
- a CDS encoding thiazole synthase encodes MDRTVTPLHPDSGEDSLTIAGVNLSSRLFIGTAGYPTQAIMRDAVQASGAGVVTASIRRVSLQGHGSDTVKILKGKRFLPNTAGCETARDAIMTAELAREALDTNWIKVEVIGDRETLYPDVTELIEACRHLVDEGFVVLPYCNDDPIVCQRLEDLGCAAVMPMGSLIGSGMGVANPANLELICRRAKVPVVVDAGIGTASDAVIAMELGASACLINTAVAKADDPVRMARAMGRAVEAGRDAHLAGRIPRRGRAEPSSPQLGLVGS; translated from the coding sequence ATGGACCGAACCGTCACGCCGCTGCACCCCGACAGCGGGGAGGACAGCCTGACCATCGCCGGCGTGAACCTGTCGTCCCGGCTGTTCATCGGCACCGCTGGCTACCCCACCCAGGCGATCATGCGCGATGCCGTGCAGGCCAGCGGCGCCGGGGTGGTGACGGCCTCGATTCGCCGGGTTTCTCTCCAGGGCCACGGCTCGGATACGGTGAAGATCCTCAAGGGCAAGCGTTTCCTGCCCAACACCGCCGGCTGCGAGACTGCACGCGACGCGATCATGACCGCCGAGCTGGCCCGGGAGGCTCTCGACACCAACTGGATCAAGGTCGAGGTCATCGGCGACCGGGAGACGCTCTATCCGGACGTGACCGAGCTGATCGAGGCCTGCCGCCACCTCGTGGACGAGGGCTTCGTGGTGCTGCCCTATTGCAACGACGATCCGATCGTCTGCCAGCGCCTGGAGGATCTCGGCTGCGCTGCCGTGATGCCGATGGGCTCGCTGATCGGCTCCGGGATGGGTGTGGCCAACCCCGCCAACCTCGAGCTGATCTGTCGCCGTGCCAAGGTGCCGGTCGTGGTCGATGCCGGGATCGGCACCGCCTCGGACGCGGTGATCGCCATGGAACTCGGCGCCTCCGCCTGCCTGATCAACACGGCGGTCGCCAAGGCCGATGACCCGGTGCGCATGGCGCGCGCCATGGGCCGGGCCGTGGAGGCTGGGCGCGACGCGCATCTGGCCGGACGGATTCCGAGGCGCGGCCGCGCCGAGCCATCGAGTCCGCAACTCGGCCTCGTGGGCTCGTGA
- a CDS encoding YoaK family protein, whose translation MLVHDGETRTPEADRHLALSLAAVAGALNTAGFYAVGLYASNMTGNISAISDRTGTGDIVLAAQALLIVVLFVLGAATSTLLIRHRRRRADVGAYAYSVCAEAALLAGTGLLVLPLHDPARSHVLVLGLSFVLGLQNAVVTKISEARVRTTHVTGIVTDIGIELARWLDRGATGAGPMKPHDPERLRLHLVTVGAFLAGGLVGVVAYRLVGVGLLFAAAAILAGLALPALRR comes from the coding sequence ATGCTGGTCCACGACGGCGAGACGCGCACACCTGAGGCCGACCGGCATCTCGCCCTGTCATTGGCGGCCGTGGCGGGAGCCTTGAACACCGCGGGATTCTACGCGGTCGGCCTGTACGCTTCGAACATGACCGGAAACATCTCGGCCATCTCGGACCGAACCGGCACGGGCGACATCGTCCTGGCGGCGCAGGCGCTGCTGATCGTCGTCCTGTTCGTCCTGGGTGCCGCGACATCGACGCTGCTGATTCGCCATCGGCGCCGAAGGGCCGACGTCGGAGCCTATGCGTACAGCGTCTGCGCCGAGGCGGCACTCCTTGCCGGCACGGGCCTGCTCGTGCTGCCGCTCCATGACCCCGCCCGGAGCCACGTCCTCGTTCTTGGCCTGAGCTTCGTACTCGGCCTTCAGAACGCGGTCGTGACCAAGATCTCCGAGGCCCGGGTGCGGACCACGCACGTGACCGGCATCGTCACCGACATCGGCATCGAGCTGGCCCGCTGGCTGGATCGCGGCGCGACCGGGGCCGGGCCGATGAAGCCGCATGATCCGGAACGGCTTCGGCTGCACCTCGTCACCGTCGGCGCGTTCCTGGCGGGCGGCCTTGTCGGGGTGGTCGCCTACCGGCTCGTCGGTGTCGGCCTGCTGTTCGCGGCAGCCGCGATTCTCGCCGGTCTGGCGCTGCCCGCCCTCAGGCGCTGA
- a CDS encoding circularly permuted type 2 ATP-grasp protein, which translates to MAVTAFDEMNGIDAAEPAAVRDAYGQLKAWLDSTPPEHFNTRRSQAELLFRRIGITFAVYGDNESTERLIPFDIIPRVITKPEWAFLERGLKQRVTAINLFLKDVYGAQECIKAGIIPADLVYRNAHYRMEMRGFRVPHDLYVHIAGIDIVRTGENDFFVLEDNARIPSGVSYMLENREVMLRLFPDLFSKHRVAPVENYPDALLATLRSLAPGSATRDPTVVLLTPGRYNSAFYEHSFLADKLGVELVEASDLFTKDDVVYMRTTEGPRKVDVIYRRLDDDFLDPLVFRPDSVLGVPGLMNAYERGSVTLANAVGTGISDDKAVYSYMPEIVKFFTGEEPILHNVPTYRCREKDAFAYVMDNLSELVVKEVNGSGGYGMLVGPHASKRELDDFAKKLRHAPDGFIAQPTLSLSTCPTFVASGVAPRHVDLRPFVLNGADQIRIVPGGLTRVALKEGSLVVNSSQGGGTKDTWVLDA; encoded by the coding sequence ATGGCGGTGACGGCCTTCGACGAGATGAACGGCATCGACGCCGCCGAACCGGCCGCCGTCCGCGACGCCTACGGCCAGCTCAAGGCTTGGCTCGACTCGACGCCGCCCGAGCATTTCAATACCCGCCGCAGCCAAGCGGAGCTGCTGTTCCGCCGGATCGGCATCACCTTCGCGGTCTATGGCGACAACGAATCGACCGAGCGCCTGATCCCGTTCGACATCATCCCGCGGGTGATCACCAAGCCGGAATGGGCCTTCCTGGAGCGGGGATTGAAGCAGCGGGTGACCGCCATCAACCTGTTCCTCAAGGACGTGTACGGCGCCCAAGAGTGCATCAAGGCCGGCATCATCCCCGCCGACTTGGTCTATCGCAACGCCCATTACCGCATGGAGATGCGCGGCTTCCGGGTGCCCCACGACCTCTACGTCCACATCGCGGGGATCGACATCGTCCGCACCGGCGAGAACGACTTCTTCGTGCTGGAGGACAACGCCCGGATCCCGTCCGGCGTCTCCTACATGCTGGAGAACCGGGAGGTGATGCTGCGCCTGTTCCCGGACCTGTTCTCGAAGCACCGCGTCGCGCCGGTGGAGAACTACCCCGATGCGCTGCTCGCCACCCTGCGGAGCCTTGCCCCGGGCTCAGCGACCCGTGACCCGACGGTCGTGCTGCTGACACCCGGGCGCTACAACTCGGCGTTCTACGAGCACTCGTTCCTGGCCGACAAGCTCGGCGTCGAGCTGGTGGAGGCGTCCGACCTCTTCACCAAGGACGACGTGGTCTACATGCGCACCACCGAGGGTCCGCGGAAGGTCGACGTCATCTACCGCCGCCTCGACGACGATTTCCTCGATCCCCTCGTCTTCCGCCCGGATTCGGTGCTGGGCGTGCCGGGCCTGATGAACGCCTACGAGCGCGGCTCCGTAACGCTGGCCAACGCGGTCGGCACCGGCATCTCGGACGACAAGGCCGTCTACAGCTACATGCCGGAGATCGTGAAGTTCTTCACCGGCGAGGAGCCGATCCTGCACAACGTGCCGACCTACCGCTGCCGCGAGAAGGACGCTTTCGCGTACGTGATGGACAACCTGTCGGAGCTGGTGGTGAAGGAGGTCAACGGCTCGGGCGGCTACGGCATGCTCGTGGGCCCCCACGCCAGCAAGCGCGAGCTCGATGACTTCGCCAAGAAGCTCCGCCACGCCCCCGACGGCTTCATCGCCCAGCCGACCCTGTCGCTCTCGACGTGCCCGACCTTCGTGGCCTCCGGCGTGGCACCGCGCCACGTCGATCTGCGGCCCTTCGTGCTCAATGGGGCCGACCAGATCCGCATCGTGCCGGGCGGCCTGACCCGCGTGGCGCTGAAAGAGGGCTCCCTGGTGGTCAACTCCAGCCAGGGCGGCGGGACGAAGGATACCTGGGTGCTCGACGCCTGA
- the map gene encoding type I methionyl aminopeptidase, with protein MQQEQATAQGTRRAPEPPIHGPEGFEGMRRAGRLTAEALDLLMEATQPGVTTEALDKLAYEFAMDHGAYPASLLYRGYPKSICTSINHVVCHGIPNDKPLREGDIVNLDICLILDGWHGDSSRMAYVGEVPRKAQRLCEITYEALMRGVAAVKPGGSTNDIGRAIQSYAESERCSVVRDFCGHGLGRTYHDAPTILHYVEASYDVPFKPGQFFTVEPMINLGRPAVKVLGDGWTAVTRDRSLSAQFEHTVAVTETGVEIFTISPKGLHQPVNPAA; from the coding sequence ATGCAGCAGGAACAGGCCACCGCGCAGGGCACGCGCCGCGCCCCGGAGCCGCCGATCCACGGGCCCGAGGGATTCGAAGGCATGCGCCGGGCGGGTCGCCTCACGGCCGAGGCCCTCGACCTGCTCATGGAGGCCACGCAGCCCGGCGTCACCACCGAGGCGCTCGACAAGCTCGCCTACGAATTTGCCATGGATCACGGCGCCTACCCGGCGTCGCTGCTGTACCGTGGTTATCCGAAATCGATCTGCACCTCGATCAACCACGTCGTGTGCCACGGCATCCCCAACGACAAGCCCCTGCGCGAGGGCGACATCGTCAACCTCGACATCTGCCTGATCCTCGACGGCTGGCACGGCGATTCGAGCCGGATGGCCTATGTGGGCGAGGTCCCGCGCAAGGCGCAGCGCCTGTGCGAGATCACCTACGAGGCGCTGATGCGCGGCGTGGCGGCGGTCAAGCCCGGCGGCTCGACCAACGACATCGGCCGGGCGATCCAGAGCTATGCCGAGAGCGAGCGATGCTCCGTGGTGCGCGACTTCTGCGGCCACGGCCTCGGGCGGACCTACCACGACGCGCCGACGATCCTGCACTACGTCGAGGCGAGCTACGATGTGCCGTTCAAGCCCGGCCAGTTTTTTACGGTGGAGCCGATGATCAACCTCGGGCGCCCCGCCGTGAAGGTGCTGGGCGACGGCTGGACCGCCGTGACCCGCGACCGCTCACTCTCAGCCCAGTTCGAGCACACCGTGGCCGTCACCGAGACCGGCGTGGAGATCTTCACGATCTCGCCCAAGGGGCTGCACCAGCCCGTCAATCCGGCCGCCTGA
- the radC gene encoding RadC family protein codes for MTPRTEDGEAGLFADSAVPASVEKEPPHYHGHRDRLREKFAAAGGDALPDYELLELVLFRAIPRRDVKPLAKALVARFGSFAEVLSAEPARLMEVDGVSAGVASDLKVIATAARRLARGAIRDRALLDSWSALHDYLRVTMAFASREEFRVLFLDKRNHLIADEVQGRGTVDHTPVYPREVARRALELSATAIILAHNHPSGDPAPSTADVAMTREIVAVLAPLKIVVHDHVILGRNGHASLKGLKLI; via the coding sequence GTGACGCCGCGGACGGAGGACGGTGAGGCGGGTCTCTTCGCCGACAGCGCCGTCCCGGCATCCGTCGAGAAGGAGCCGCCGCACTATCACGGCCACCGCGATCGCCTGCGTGAGAAGTTCGCGGCCGCAGGCGGCGACGCGCTTCCGGATTACGAATTGCTGGAACTTGTGCTGTTCCGGGCGATCCCGCGGCGGGACGTCAAGCCGCTGGCCAAGGCGCTGGTCGCCCGGTTCGGAAGCTTCGCCGAAGTCCTCAGCGCCGAGCCCGCCCGCCTCATGGAGGTGGACGGCGTGAGCGCCGGGGTCGCCTCGGACCTCAAGGTGATCGCGACCGCCGCCCGGAGACTCGCCCGCGGGGCGATCCGGGACCGCGCCCTGCTCGACTCGTGGTCCGCCCTCCACGACTACCTGCGCGTCACCATGGCCTTCGCGTCGCGCGAGGAATTTCGCGTCCTGTTCCTCGACAAGCGCAACCACCTCATCGCCGACGAGGTGCAGGGGCGCGGCACGGTCGACCACACCCCGGTCTATCCGCGCGAGGTCGCCCGCCGGGCGCTGGAGCTCTCGGCGACCGCGATCATCCTGGCCCACAACCATCCTTCGGGTGACCCGGCCCCCTCGACGGCGGACGTGGCGATGACCCGTGAGATCGTCGCCGTGCTGGCGCCGCTGAAGATCGTCGTGCACGACCACGTGATCCTGGGCCGAAACGGACATGCGAGCCTGAAAGGCCTGAAGCTGATCTGA
- a CDS encoding thiamine phosphate synthase: MRALPSSLLAVTDRHGRGRPLAETVQAILDGGGRWIWFRDKDLDAVARRSLGAAVSARVRAVGGFLTVGGDIALARALEADGLHLGGGTGPEAVAAARAALGEGALIGISAHSLQEAARAAAAGADYVTLSPIYATASKPGYGPALGPEGVATAAATGVPVIALGGIEADRIAECRNAGAAAVAVMGGLMRTADPTAAATRLLGSWATARSATTREA, translated from the coding sequence GTGAGGGCTCTGCCGTCGTCGCTGCTGGCGGTGACGGACCGGCACGGCCGCGGGCGTCCCCTCGCCGAGACCGTCCAGGCGATCCTGGACGGTGGCGGCCGCTGGATCTGGTTCCGCGACAAGGATCTGGACGCGGTTGCGCGCCGCAGCCTCGGCGCGGCTGTCTCGGCGCGCGTGCGCGCGGTCGGCGGGTTCCTGACGGTGGGCGGCGACATCGCGCTGGCGCGCGCCCTCGAAGCCGACGGCCTTCATCTCGGCGGCGGCACGGGGCCCGAGGCGGTCGCGGCCGCGCGGGCCGCGCTGGGGGAGGGGGCGCTGATCGGCATCTCGGCCCATTCACTGCAGGAGGCTGCACGGGCAGCGGCGGCCGGCGCCGATTACGTGACGCTCAGCCCGATCTACGCGACGGCGAGCAAGCCCGGCTACGGCCCCGCGCTCGGTCCCGAGGGTGTCGCGACGGCCGCGGCGACGGGGGTGCCGGTGATCGCTCTCGGCGGGATCGAGGCGGACAGGATCGCGGAATGCCGGAACGCCGGTGCGGCCGCCGTCGCCGTCATGGGCGGCCTGATGCGGACCGCGGATCCGACCGCCGCCGCGACCCGGCTCCTCGGCTCCTGGGCGACCGCCCGCTCCGCGACGACACGGGAGGCGTGA
- a CDS encoding glycosyltransferase, whose translation MNQRLFERSFLRSVMEEFSATVCLSMIVRNEAPVIKRCLDSVIPFIDHWIIVDTGSTDGTREKVQAALAGLPGMLVERPWVDFAFNRNEALTLARPHADYSLIIDAAAELIIPDDFVLPNLQDAGYTFQIVKNRIQYRRIQLVSNKLNWCYRGVIHEFLECSGNPETPALPLFMRYGDDGARHRDRVTELRDIAAMEKALSTEADPFLISRYTFYLARSYRDTGQHFKALDHFLRRGEFGFDEEEVYLSLLEAVCIMEKLGAPAETVLKMYDQIIPICPDRAEARYSACRYLRSQGKFATALSYAEAGIALDVPAEGVSIDTSVYKYGMLHELADSVFHLGKYRLCISACLKIMRQADVTPDILQRSITLAREALAKLTDPAWGCQPVPYTSDFMPDWQI comes from the coding sequence TTGAATCAGCGCCTCTTTGAGCGCTCTTTTCTCAGGTCGGTCATGGAAGAATTCAGTGCAACGGTTTGTCTTTCGATGATCGTGAGGAATGAAGCGCCAGTTATAAAGCGTTGCTTGGACTCGGTAATCCCCTTTATCGATCACTGGATTATCGTCGATACGGGATCGACCGATGGAACACGGGAGAAGGTCCAAGCGGCGCTGGCTGGTCTGCCGGGGATGCTCGTGGAGCGGCCCTGGGTGGATTTCGCCTTCAATCGGAACGAGGCGCTCACGTTGGCGCGGCCCCATGCCGACTACTCGCTGATCATCGACGCCGCCGCCGAACTCATCATTCCGGACGATTTCGTGCTTCCGAATCTGCAGGATGCTGGATACACTTTCCAAATCGTGAAAAATCGAATTCAATACAGGCGGATCCAGCTCGTAAGTAATAAATTGAACTGGTGTTATCGGGGTGTCATTCACGAGTTTCTGGAATGTTCCGGCAATCCGGAGACACCGGCGCTGCCGTTGTTCATGCGCTACGGCGACGACGGGGCGCGGCATCGCGACCGAGTGACCGAACTGCGCGACATTGCGGCGATGGAGAAGGCTCTATCGACCGAAGCAGATCCGTTCCTGATCTCACGCTATACGTTCTATTTGGCAAGATCCTACCGCGATACGGGCCAGCATTTCAAAGCTCTCGACCACTTCTTGCGGCGAGGCGAATTTGGATTCGACGAGGAAGAGGTTTACCTGAGTCTGCTCGAGGCCGTGTGTATCATGGAGAAGCTCGGCGCACCGGCCGAAACCGTTTTGAAGATGTATGATCAGATCATACCAATCTGTCCGGACCGCGCTGAGGCGCGTTACAGTGCGTGTCGTTATCTGAGATCGCAAGGGAAGTTCGCGACGGCACTGTCCTACGCGGAAGCGGGCATCGCTTTAGATGTGCCCGCTGAAGGTGTCAGCATCGATACGTCCGTATATAAATACGGTATGTTGCATGAATTGGCCGATAGCGTATTCCATCTTGGAAAATACCGACTTTGTATATCGGCATGTTTGAAAATCATGAGGCAAGCCGATGTGACACCCGATATCCTTCAGCGAAGCATCACCTTGGCTCGTGAGGCGCTGGCCAAATTGACTGATCCTGCCTGGGGCTGTCAGCCGGTACCTTACACATCGGACTTTATGCCGGATTGGCAAATTTGA
- a CDS encoding glycosyltransferase encodes MNASDQTICLSMIVKNEAHVITRCLDSVRPFIDHWIIVDTGSTDGTQDVIRTAMIDMPGMLVERPWVDFAFNRNEALSLARSRAEYSLIIDADDDLIVPPGFVMPELSDIAYQLEIVDDQTSYWRNHLLNNRVDWRYRGVVHEFLECSDKREVEALSLKIRRGKDGARHLDDATAQRMIAVLEQALKTETDPFM; translated from the coding sequence ATGAACGCATCTGACCAGACAATATGTTTGTCTATGATCGTCAAAAACGAGGCGCACGTTATTACAAGATGCTTGGACTCTGTTCGGCCATTTATTGATCATTGGATTATCGTCGACACAGGCTCCACGGATGGAACCCAGGACGTGATCCGCACCGCGATGATCGATATGCCCGGCATGCTCGTCGAACGGCCGTGGGTCGACTTCGCGTTCAACCGGAACGAGGCCTTGAGCCTAGCTCGGTCACGGGCCGAGTACTCGCTGATCATTGACGCCGACGACGACCTGATCGTTCCCCCAGGATTCGTCATGCCCGAATTGAGCGACATCGCCTATCAGCTGGAAATCGTCGATGATCAAACAAGCTATTGGCGCAACCATCTTTTGAACAATCGAGTGGATTGGCGTTATCGTGGCGTCGTACATGAGTTTCTGGAGTGTTCCGATAAGCGTGAGGTGGAGGCTCTATCGCTGAAAATTCGGCGTGGCAAGGACGGAGCACGTCATCTCGATGATGCGACCGCCCAACGCATGATTGCTGTCTTGGAGCAGGCGTTGAAGACCGAGACGGATCCATTCATGTAA
- a CDS encoding FAD-dependent monooxygenase, with translation MPSDLRPLRIGIVGAGIGGLTTALALSDAGHSVTVIERRTGFSEVGAGIQISPNASRVLAALGLSAALRRAASEPPAVEVRALDSGRRIGGVTLGPRAQDRFGAPYYVIHRADLQTLLLDALRSRPAIRLMMGRAVTGLSETDVEARLTVESAGGPQVLGFDLVIGADGLRSRLRAHLDAAPLRPGRAAAWRALVPIEAAPEALRGGTTGLWLGRGRHVVHYPVRDSQFLNVVAVVPEAVGDEGWGRLGEPAVLRAHFRGCAGPLRDLLTLPDSWLVWSLADRAVARPIARGRLALIGDAAHPVLPYLAQGAALAIEDAAVLTWALAEHRDVPAALSAYAERRAARVRRVQKAARSNGRTYHAGGLLAFVRDAVMARLGPDGMRERYAWLYGWTPPA, from the coding sequence GTGCCCTCGGACCTTCGACCTCTGCGGATCGGGATCGTCGGGGCCGGGATCGGCGGGCTCACGACGGCCCTGGCGCTGTCGGATGCCGGTCATTCCGTCACGGTCATCGAGCGCCGGACCGGCTTCAGCGAGGTCGGCGCCGGGATCCAGATCTCGCCCAACGCGAGCCGGGTCCTGGCCGCCCTCGGCCTCTCGGCGGCCCTGCGCCGGGCGGCGAGCGAGCCGCCGGCCGTGGAGGTGCGCGCCCTGGACAGCGGCCGCCGCATCGGCGGCGTCACCCTCGGGCCGCGGGCGCAGGACCGCTTCGGCGCGCCCTATTACGTGATCCATCGCGCCGACCTGCAGACCTTGCTCCTGGATGCTCTGCGGAGCCGGCCGGCGATCCGCCTGATGATGGGCCGCGCCGTCACGGGCCTGTCCGAGACAGACGTCGAGGCGCGCCTCACTGTCGAGAGCGCCGGCGGGCCTCAGGTTCTCGGGTTCGATCTCGTGATCGGGGCGGACGGTCTGCGCTCCCGGCTGCGCGCGCATCTCGACGCGGCGCCGCTGCGGCCGGGTCGGGCGGCCGCGTGGCGGGCCCTCGTGCCGATCGAGGCGGCGCCGGAGGCCCTGCGCGGCGGGACGACCGGCCTCTGGCTGGGGCGGGGCCGGCACGTGGTGCATTACCCGGTGCGGGACAGCCAGTTCCTCAACGTCGTCGCAGTGGTCCCGGAGGCGGTGGGTGACGAAGGTTGGGGCCGGCTCGGCGAGCCAGCCGTGCTGCGGGCGCATTTCCGCGGCTGCGCCGGGCCGCTGCGCGACCTGCTGACGTTGCCCGATTCGTGGCTAGTGTGGTCGCTGGCCGACCGGGCGGTTGCCCGGCCGATCGCGCGCGGCCGGCTCGCTCTGATCGGCGACGCGGCCCACCCGGTCCTGCCATATCTGGCACAGGGCGCCGCCCTGGCCATCGAGGATGCCGCGGTGCTGACATGGGCCCTCGCCGAGCATCGCGACGTGCCGGCGGCTCTGTCGGCGTACGCCGAGCGCCGTGCCGCGCGGGTCCGTCGCGTCCAGAAGGCCGCGCGCAGCAACGGCCGCACCTATCACGCCGGCGGGCTCCTGGCGTTCGTGCGCGACGCCGTGATGGCCCGCCTCGGCCCGGACGGCATGCGCGAGCGCTACGCTTGGCTCTACGGCTGGACGCCGCCCGCTTGA
- the thiO gene encoding glycine oxidase ThiO, whose translation MPVPLNRPDSPIGRRRSADGFGASAALPARTDIAVVGGGLIGLSIAWRLARTGRTVTVLERETIGAGASLAATGMLAPAAEHEPGSDPLLPLALESLRLWPDFRDALEAESGGAIDYRPDGTLVLAIGRDEVERLRFRYDLQRRSGLEATWLPGSEVRRLEPGLRPSVTAGIHCNLDHQVDPRLVMAALGEACRRAGVLLAERTPVSGLDWSGGRVTGIRAGEHDIAAGTVILASGAWSGEGGLLPESLALPVRPLKGQSLALRTTARTGGLARMVWTEQVHMAPKSDGQLIVGATVEDCGFRPGVTAGGLYALLEGARRVLPGIEEMEVEAVWCGYRPTSDDDAPILDELAPGLVVATGHHRNGYLLAPATAEAIAELVTHGTLPAIARPFGRARFGRAEPLRESA comes from the coding sequence ATGCCAGTGCCCCTGAACCGTCCCGACTCACCGATCGGCCGCCGCCGCAGCGCGGACGGCTTCGGTGCGTCAGCTGCTCTGCCGGCCCGCACCGACATCGCCGTGGTCGGCGGCGGGCTGATCGGGCTGTCGATCGCGTGGCGGCTCGCCCGGACAGGACGCACCGTGACGGTGCTTGAGCGGGAGACGATCGGGGCGGGGGCGAGCCTTGCGGCCACAGGCATGCTGGCGCCGGCCGCCGAGCACGAGCCCGGCTCGGACCCGCTGCTGCCGCTCGCCCTTGAGTCGCTCCGGCTCTGGCCGGATTTCCGCGATGCCCTGGAGGCCGAGTCGGGCGGGGCGATCGACTATCGTCCGGACGGCACCCTGGTGCTGGCGATCGGCCGGGATGAGGTCGAGCGCCTGCGCTTCCGCTACGATCTCCAGAGGCGGTCCGGGCTCGAAGCGACTTGGCTCCCGGGCAGCGAGGTACGGCGGCTGGAGCCGGGCCTGCGCCCGTCGGTCACCGCCGGGATCCACTGCAACCTGGACCATCAGGTCGATCCCCGGCTGGTCATGGCCGCCCTCGGCGAGGCCTGTCGCCGGGCCGGCGTGCTCCTCGCCGAGCGGACGCCCGTCAGCGGTCTCGACTGGTCGGGGGGCCGCGTAACGGGCATCCGTGCCGGCGAGCACGACATAGCGGCCGGCACCGTCATTCTGGCATCCGGCGCCTGGAGCGGAGAGGGAGGCCTGTTGCCGGAGAGCCTCGCCCTGCCGGTCCGACCGCTGAAAGGACAATCGCTCGCCCTCCGCACCACCGCGCGCACGGGCGGGCTTGCCCGGATGGTCTGGACCGAGCAGGTCCACATGGCCCCGAAAAGCGACGGCCAGCTCATCGTCGGCGCAACCGTGGAGGATTGCGGCTTCCGGCCAGGCGTGACCGCGGGTGGACTCTACGCGCTGCTGGAGGGGGCTCGGCGTGTCCTCCCCGGCATCGAGGAGATGGAGGTCGAGGCGGTCTGGTGCGGTTACCGACCCACCTCGGACGACGACGCGCCGATCCTCGACGAACTCGCCCCCGGCCTGGTCGTGGCCACCGGTCACCATCGCAACGGCTATCTGCTCGCCCCCGCCACCGCCGAAGCCATCGCCGAGCTGGTGACGCACGGCACGTTGCCGGCCATCGCCCGGCCCTTCGGACGGGCACGGTTCGGACGGGCCGAGCCTCTGAGGGAATCGGCATGA
- the thiS gene encoding sulfur carrier protein ThiS → MRLFINGEPREREADTVDTLFRLEAEETGIESPQGVAIALNGRVLRRRDWGETPIVEGDRVEIVRAMQGG, encoded by the coding sequence ATGAGGCTCTTCATCAACGGCGAGCCCCGCGAGCGGGAGGCCGACACCGTCGACACCCTGTTCCGCCTGGAGGCGGAGGAGACGGGGATCGAGAGTCCGCAGGGCGTCGCCATCGCGCTGAACGGTCGGGTGCTGCGCCGCCGGGACTGGGGCGAGACGCCGATCGTGGAGGGCGACCGCGTCGAGATCGTCCGCGCCATGCAGGGAGGTTGA